One window from the genome of Engraulis encrasicolus isolate BLACKSEA-1 chromosome 16, IST_EnEncr_1.0, whole genome shotgun sequence encodes:
- the LOC134466083 gene encoding E3 ubiquitin-protein ligase Rnf220-like: protein MDLHRAAFKMESSSYLPNPLASPALMVLASTAEASRDASIPCQQPRPFGVPVSVEKDVHLPFNNGSYTFASMYHRQGAVPPGFPNREFPPSLLHLHHQFAPPNLDCSPISMLNHSGVGAFRPFASPPEDRDAAAAAAAAGGYQSAFTPAKRLKGCLEADASPHLRYSDAEGKEYDFGGGQIPSGSPSAMKAVEDASKKIFAVSGLLSDRETSSSPEDRIERCEYRHRLYVHVPVVSNTCTTNRRSNACH, encoded by the coding sequence ATGGATCTGCACCGGGCGGCCTTCAAAATGGAGAGTTCCTCCTACCTGCCCAACCCGCTGGCCTCGCCGGCGCTCATGGTGCTGGCGTCCACCGCCGAGGCCAGCCGCGACGCCTCCATCCCGTGCCAGCAGCCGCGCCCGTTCGGGGTGCCCGTCTCCGTGGAGAAGGACGTGCACCTGCCCTTCAACAACGGCTCCTACACCTTCGCCTCCATGTACCACAGGCAGGGCGCCGTGCCGCCGGGCTTCCCCAACCGGGAGTTCCCGCCCTCGCTGCTGCACCTGCACCACCAGTTCGCCCCGCCCAACCTGGACTGCTCGCCCATCAGCATGCTGAACCACAGCGGTGTGGGAGCCTTCCGGCCGTTTGCGTCTCCGCCGGAGGACAGGGACGCTGCCGCGGCCGCGGCCGCCGCAGGAGGCTACCAGTCGGCCTTCACCCCGGCCAAGCGCCTGAAGGGCTGCCTGGAGGCCGACGCCTCCCCTCACCTGCGCTACTCGGACGCCGAGGGCAAAGAGTATGACTTTGGGGGCGGTCAGATCCCCTCTGGTTCCCCCAGCGCGATGAAGGCCGTGGAGGACGCCAGCAAGAAGATTTTCGCCGTGTCGGGCCTGCTGTCGGACCGCGAGACCTCCTCCAGTCCCGAGGACCGCATTGAGCGCTGTGAGTACCGACACCGTCTTTATGTCCATGTGCCCGTTGTGTCCAACACATGCACCACAAATCGCAGGAGTAATGCCTGCCATTAA